A region from the Longimicrobiaceae bacterium genome encodes:
- a CDS encoding heavy-metal-associated domain-containing protein, whose amino-acid sequence MPTQKLWVKDLKREDEARVAARLRELPGVFYAVLSHDAECAEVDFEDDLVSLDQLRAAVRECGYEVEIAG is encoded by the coding sequence ATGCCTACGCAGAAGCTCTGGGTGAAGGACCTGAAGAGGGAGGACGAGGCGCGCGTGGCCGCGCGGCTGCGGGAGCTGCCGGGCGTGTTCTACGCCGTGCTGAGCCACGACGCCGAGTGCGCGGAGGTGGACTTCGAGGACGACCTGGTCTCGCTGGACCAGCTCCGGGCCGCGGTCCGGGAGTGCGGCTACGAGGTGGAGATCGCCGGCTGA
- a CDS encoding radical SAM protein encodes MAATATAGTRAQDARDEQATLFADPRFSAPGRPPLPVLQQRGDTAFYELAGSRIATPGTGVMRGWLTVNPYVGCEMSCSYCYAPYAHGWLVDRLQAEGRIPEGPGLPLAFDRGIFVKAAAESVTRAVARSPGWSLALGTATDPYQPAERRFRLTRGVLEELARLRGVTLSITTKSPLVLRDLDLLERIAARSRLTVHLSLISTDRVLLRRIEPRSPTPERRLAALRALRQRGIRAGIFAMPLLPGLTDGAEAIDALFAAAREADACFVVAGGVRLSGVSWKRFLPVLRELRPDLVDAYRTVVRDRRSPKREAYRRRLDERIRGARERHGFTGPVPWEYGASPEPEPQQLALL; translated from the coding sequence ATGGCCGCGACGGCTACGGCGGGTACCCGGGCGCAGGACGCGAGGGACGAGCAGGCGACGCTCTTCGCCGATCCCCGCTTCTCCGCACCGGGGCGCCCTCCCCTACCCGTGCTGCAGCAGCGCGGCGACACCGCGTTCTACGAGCTGGCCGGCTCGCGCATCGCCACGCCCGGGACGGGGGTGATGCGCGGATGGCTGACGGTGAACCCCTACGTCGGGTGCGAGATGTCGTGCAGCTACTGCTACGCGCCGTACGCGCACGGCTGGCTGGTGGACCGGCTGCAGGCGGAAGGGCGGATCCCGGAGGGGCCCGGCCTCCCGCTCGCCTTCGACCGCGGCATCTTCGTCAAGGCGGCGGCGGAGTCCGTCACCCGGGCTGTCGCCCGCAGCCCGGGGTGGTCCCTGGCGCTGGGCACGGCCACCGACCCCTACCAGCCGGCGGAGCGCCGCTTCCGGCTCACGCGCGGCGTCCTGGAGGAGCTCGCCCGGCTTCGGGGGGTGACCCTCTCCATCACCACCAAGAGCCCGCTGGTGCTCCGCGACCTGGACCTGCTGGAGCGCATCGCCGCGCGCTCCCGCCTGACCGTGCACCTCTCGCTGATCTCGACGGACCGGGTGCTCCTGCGGCGGATCGAGCCCCGCTCCCCCACCCCGGAGCGCCGCCTCGCCGCGCTCCGCGCCCTCCGCCAGCGGGGGATCCGCGCAGGGATCTTCGCCATGCCGCTCCTGCCGGGGCTCACCGACGGCGCGGAGGCCATCGACGCGCTCTTCGCCGCCGCGCGCGAAGCGGACGCGTGCTTCGTGGTCGCCGGAGGGGTACGGCTCTCCGGCGTCTCCTGGAAGCGCTTCCTCCCAGTGCTGCGCGAGCTGCGCCCCGACCTCGTGGACGCGTACCGGACCGTCGTGCGCGACCGCCGCTCCCCGAAGCGCGAGGCGTACCGCAGGCGGCTCGACGAGCGGATCCGCGGCGCCCGCGAGCGCCACGGCTTCACCGGGCCCGTGCCCTGGGAGTACGGTGCCTCGCCGGAGCCCGAGCCGCAGCAGCTCGCGCTGCTCTGA
- a CDS encoding SRPBCC family protein, which translates to MKLHRLEARQLLPVSVSEAWDFFSDAANLPRITPPWLGFTVTSELPSRMHPGMIATYTVRPFPGARVRWVTEITHVEAPHLFVDEQRFGPYRFWHHQHHFAEAPGGVEVRDVVHYALPLNPASAPIRRWMVAPRLRGIFEFRRRTLEGIFGRMELAGPGSENPM; encoded by the coding sequence ATGAAGCTGCATCGACTGGAGGCGCGGCAGCTGCTCCCCGTCTCCGTATCGGAGGCATGGGACTTCTTCTCCGACGCCGCGAACCTGCCACGGATCACGCCGCCGTGGCTGGGCTTCACCGTCACCTCGGAGCTGCCGTCGCGGATGCACCCCGGGATGATCGCCACCTACACGGTGCGCCCGTTCCCCGGCGCACGGGTGCGGTGGGTCACGGAGATCACGCACGTGGAGGCGCCGCACCTGTTCGTGGACGAGCAGCGCTTCGGCCCCTACCGCTTCTGGCACCACCAGCACCACTTCGCCGAGGCTCCGGGCGGGGTGGAGGTGCGAGACGTGGTGCACTACGCCCTCCCGCTGAACCCCGCCTCGGCGCCGATCCGCCGCTGGATGGTGGCGCCCCGGCTCCGCGGCATCTTCGAGTTCCGCCGCAGGACTCTCGAGGGGATCTTCGGGAGGATGGAGCTGGCCGGACCCGGCTCCGAAAATCCGATGTGA
- a CDS encoding LysM peptidoglycan-binding domain-containing protein: MTHRLLAPAAVLLVLGACAPGASRGPAASPTPVSVAPDNVDSGPVLEEKELKATSASLLGNVRYDLPMEANTWVAAELDYLVGQRKAVVGRWLERAEYYQDFVKAVFARHGLPTDLHHLAMVESGYIPTARSRAGAVGMWQFMPATGRQMGLRIDSLVDERMDPVRSTDAAARHLRDLHRTFGRDWSLAAAAYNAGPGRISRGMQGAGARDFWELAVWGTLAEETKQYVPRLYAVTIIARDRERFGYQKPSGLVRTFAYDSVRTDLSIPLAELAAMANLPAHSVAELNPHLHRGTTPPGEYWVWVPRGNGPAVQQAYLDSELRREGGYGTYAVRRGDAAERLALYAGMTLSRIRELNPGADLEKLPVGTRLRLPKSAVATLAARPVERVAASTSEAKPRERSEERGKGDSGSDPKRSERSASASRESTKKPAEAAAERGSDAREHVVKDGETLWALSREYGVAVDEIRAANRLEGDVIVPGRKLRIPRKAEAPAPAARAASAESSTRKDGDARKTEREPAKKAASPREHVVKNGETLWAIARMYDSTVVAIQRANKIDDKSPIRPGQKLRIPS; encoded by the coding sequence ATGACCCATCGCCTGCTCGCCCCGGCGGCGGTCCTGCTCGTGCTCGGCGCCTGCGCGCCCGGTGCGTCCCGCGGCCCCGCTGCATCGCCCACCCCCGTCTCCGTGGCCCCGGACAACGTCGACTCCGGCCCCGTGCTGGAGGAGAAGGAGCTGAAGGCGACCTCCGCCAGCCTCCTGGGCAACGTCCGCTACGACCTGCCGATGGAGGCCAACACCTGGGTGGCGGCCGAGCTGGACTACCTCGTCGGCCAGCGGAAGGCGGTGGTCGGGCGCTGGCTGGAGCGGGCCGAGTACTACCAGGACTTCGTGAAGGCGGTGTTCGCCCGCCACGGTCTCCCCACCGACCTGCACCACCTGGCGATGGTGGAGAGCGGCTACATCCCGACGGCCCGCTCGCGCGCCGGGGCGGTGGGGATGTGGCAGTTCATGCCGGCCACGGGGCGGCAGATGGGGCTCCGCATCGACTCGCTGGTGGACGAGCGGATGGACCCGGTCCGCTCCACGGACGCCGCCGCGCGGCACCTCCGCGACCTGCACCGCACCTTCGGGCGCGACTGGTCGCTCGCCGCGGCCGCGTACAACGCGGGCCCCGGGCGCATCAGCCGCGGGATGCAGGGCGCCGGCGCGCGTGACTTCTGGGAGCTGGCGGTGTGGGGGACGCTCGCGGAGGAGACCAAGCAGTACGTGCCGCGGCTGTACGCGGTGACCATCATCGCGCGTGACCGGGAGCGATTCGGCTACCAGAAGCCGAGCGGGCTGGTCCGCACCTTCGCGTACGACAGCGTCCGGACCGACCTCTCCATCCCGCTGGCGGAGCTGGCGGCCATGGCGAACCTTCCCGCCCATTCCGTCGCCGAGCTGAACCCGCACCTGCACCGCGGGACGACGCCCCCGGGCGAGTACTGGGTGTGGGTGCCGCGGGGGAACGGCCCGGCGGTCCAGCAGGCGTACCTGGACTCCGAGCTCCGCCGCGAAGGCGGCTACGGGACGTACGCCGTGCGTCGCGGCGACGCCGCGGAGCGGCTGGCGCTGTACGCCGGGATGACGCTGTCCCGCATCCGCGAGCTGAACCCCGGCGCGGACCTGGAGAAGCTCCCCGTGGGGACGCGACTGCGCCTTCCGAAGTCCGCGGTGGCGACGCTCGCTGCCCGCCCCGTGGAGCGCGTCGCGGCGAGCACCTCCGAGGCGAAGCCCCGCGAGCGGAGCGAGGAGCGCGGCAAGGGCGACAGCGGGAGCGATCCGAAGCGGTCCGAGCGCTCCGCTTCCGCGAGCCGGGAGAGCACGAAGAAGCCCGCCGAAGCCGCCGCCGAGCGGGGAAGCGACGCGCGCGAGCACGTGGTGAAGGACGGGGAGACGCTCTGGGCCCTGTCGCGCGAGTACGGGGTGGCGGTGGACGAGATCCGCGCGGCCAACCGCCTGGAGGGCGACGTGATCGTCCCCGGCCGGAAGCTGCGGATCCCGCGCAAGGCCGAGGCGCCCGCCCCCGCCGCGCGGGCGGCGAGCGCGGAAAGCTCCACCCGCAAGGACGGCGACGCCCGCAAGACGGAGCGCGAGCCCGCGAAGAAGGCGGCCTCCCCGCGCGAGCACGTGGTCAAGAACGGGGAGACGCTGTGGGCCATCGCGCGGATGTACGATTCCACCGTGGTGGCGATCCAGCGCGCGAACAAGATCGACGACAAGTCCCCCATCCGCCCCGGCCAGAAGCTCCGCATCCCGAGCTGA
- a CDS encoding CsbD family protein → MADEINGKGKHLGGKIKEGVGDLLGDREMEREGRLDQMEGRAEQDQVRAEEAMREANARRAAARNAKELNDL, encoded by the coding sequence ATGGCCGACGAAATCAACGGCAAGGGCAAGCACCTGGGCGGCAAGATCAAGGAGGGGGTCGGCGACCTCCTGGGCGACCGCGAGATGGAGCGCGAGGGGCGCCTGGACCAGATGGAGGGCCGCGCCGAGCAGGACCAGGTCCGCGCCGAGGAAGCGATGCGCGAGGCGAACGCCCGGCGCGCCGCGGCCCGGAACGCGAAGGAGCTGAACGACCTGTAG
- a CDS encoding NUDIX hydrolase: MADGGTGGGHEGAPAPWELLSSEHLADYEMFGVRRDRARSPRNGTEQDFSIVESPEGVTLVATTAAGELVLVEQYRHPLRSVTLETPSGVVDEGESPVEAGLRELREETGYEGGDATHVGTLVLNPSWQTTRVHVVVVRGARRRGAMDPDESEDLRVRLVPADSAAGRVTAGEITSCVAVAALALAGWAGA; encoded by the coding sequence TTGGCGGACGGAGGTACGGGCGGGGGACACGAGGGGGCGCCGGCTCCCTGGGAGCTGCTGTCGTCGGAGCACCTGGCGGACTACGAGATGTTCGGGGTGCGGCGCGACCGGGCGCGCTCGCCGCGCAACGGGACGGAGCAGGACTTCAGCATCGTGGAGTCGCCGGAGGGCGTGACGCTCGTGGCGACCACCGCGGCGGGGGAGCTGGTGCTGGTGGAGCAGTACCGGCACCCGCTGCGGAGCGTCACCCTGGAGACTCCGAGCGGCGTGGTGGACGAGGGGGAGTCGCCGGTGGAGGCGGGGCTGCGGGAGCTGCGGGAGGAGACTGGGTACGAGGGCGGCGACGCGACGCACGTGGGGACGCTGGTGCTGAACCCCTCCTGGCAGACCACCCGGGTGCACGTGGTGGTGGTCCGGGGCGCGCGGCGGCGCGGCGCCATGGACCCGGACGAGTCCGAGGACCTGCGGGTGCGGCTGGTTCCGGCGGACTCCGCTGCCGGGCGGGTCACGGCGGGGGAGATCACCTCGTGCGTGGCCGTCGCCGCCCTGGCGCTGGCGGGGTGGGCGGGGGCATAG
- a CDS encoding antibiotic biosynthesis monooxygenase has translation MFVFISHLSVPEEDREALERHFRERSGLVDGFPGFLYLQLLRPQAGPASHTFLTAWEDREAFRRYMASREHAVSHAREPGEIMGRTTVRHEAYEVLMDSRRSPEWVE, from the coding sequence ATGTTCGTCTTCATCTCGCACCTGTCCGTCCCCGAGGAGGACCGGGAGGCGCTGGAGCGCCACTTCCGCGAGCGCTCCGGCCTGGTGGACGGCTTCCCCGGCTTTCTCTACCTGCAGCTCCTCCGCCCGCAGGCCGGGCCGGCTTCGCACACCTTCCTCACCGCCTGGGAGGACCGGGAGGCCTTCCGGCGCTACATGGCGAGCCGCGAGCACGCGGTCTCCCACGCGCGCGAGCCGGGCGAGATCATGGGGCGGACGACGGTGCGGCACGAGGCGTACGAGGTGCTGATGGACTCGCGGAGGAGCCCGGAGTGGGTGGAGTAG